The DNA segment ACACAAAGGTTTTGGTTCAAACCTCGGCTCAAGCTCTTTGTATGTACCCCAAGTTATTGTGTAGGTTTTCTCCTGTGATTGACTTGCAGCCTGTAGTCTATCTTTCACCAGTCAGCTGGTATTACGAACAGAATGGTCTATATTAGCGATTGTCAACCGGATGTCCgcggccctctagtggtatTTGGCAGTAATGCAGGTGGTCCGCAAAattggaaacatttttaaaaataaaattgacttaTCATTTAGGCATGGTTAATTTTCCAGTTAATTTTGTCAATcattacccatccaaattatgtcaaatgtggCTGAAATTcccaaatggatggatgtttttccATCCATTAATCTTCTACCGCTTATCCGGCGTCGGGTCGCAGAATCAGTGGATTTAGGAGGgacgcccagacttccctctccccaactACTTCGTCTAGCTCATTCCGGGGATCCCAAGGCCTTCCCAGGCCAGCAAAGCGACATAGTCTcaccagcgcatcctgggtcgttcttggggtctcctgccggtaggacatgcccggaacacctcctaatgagatgcccgagccacctcatctgactcctctcaacgtggagaacCAGTGGCTCGACTCTGAGTCCCTCACAGATAATGtctcatgtcgagcacagaagtccagtaATAGAACACCACTCGGTGAGGgacggggggcgttcctcccaatcacgcccttccaggtctcgctgtcattgcccacgtgagcattgaagtcacccagcagaacgatggagtccccagatggagcactctccagcacttcttccaaggactccaaaaagggtgggtactctgagctgccgtttggtgcatagacacaaacaacagtcaggacccgttctCGCACCTGAGGGAGGCTAAACTCtccttcaccggggtgaaccccaatgtgcaggcgccttgccggggggcaataagtatgcccacacctgctcagCGCGTCtcgccgtgggcaactccagagtggaagagagtccagcccctctcaaggTCTTGTAACAGAACCCaagctgtgtgtggaggcaagtccgattaTATCTagccggaacttttctgccttgcacaccagctcgggctcctttcctgccagagaggtgacattccatgtccctagagccagcttctgcagccggggattggaccgcctttggctgccgcccagctcactttgcacccgacccctttgggagAGGTGGTGAGCCTGGTGGAAGGGGAACCTACGTTGCCTTTTCggactgtgcccggccgggccccataggtgaaggcccggccaccagacgcttgccttcgagccccacatccaggcctggctccagagggggcctCGGTGACCTGCGTCTGGGCAAGGACGAACTGAATCAATTTTTGTCAGTCACCATAAGCAATCTATGAGCCAtgatttgtctggcccctcacctaggacccttttgtcatgggtgaccccatacaGCTTGACTCTAGGTTCATtaggacacgcaaacccctccaccacgataaggtgacaacTCACGCAGGggccaaaaacaaaaatacaaaaataaacataCGGATGCAAAcaaatagcctgtataggtctatcctccttcggtgcaaaacaaaataatattctgCCAAAGCAGTGTTCctcgagttgcttcttggttataatcatggtcccttggacaaaaccagttgaaaacccctggtCTATATGTATCTACACAGCCGTGTGACGAAGTTCCGGTAAAGTCTCGTATGGCATCGCTCTTTCTTATAATGCTGGGTGCCGTTAGTTTGAGGTGGTTTTACATCAGAGGACTTGTGCATCAACGTTTTTGGGTAATTTGGGGGTGGTGTATGCATATGGTTGTGTGTATTCACCATGACTCATGAATGATTGTCAGCCGGGCCGATTTTTGGACCGATATTGGGCATTTGGGCGATTATCGGCATCAGCCTTAGTTGTGATCAATTTAAAACTGTAAATTTAACCGCTGATACAGCTGTCACGtatggaatggagcagggcaaccAAATACAGGGTTGGACCAGAGTTTATTGAAGAGAAAAGGGTGGTGGAGGAGTGGATGAGAGTGACAAACAGGTAGGAGGACAAACAGGGAGGCAAACAGGCACGAACAAACTGGCAAACAGGAAAACAGGGAGGAGCAAACAGGGAGGGCAACAGGAATGACTAACAGGACGATCCGActgggagtgacacgcagacaggacttaaatacaaaactGGTAACGAGAAGCAGGTGACTACAATGATTACAGGTAGACACAGTCGGGGTGGGACGAGAGCGCAGACGCGGGTCAGATGCAAACTGACACCATGACAACATACAATGTGACACGAAGCtacaaggaggaggaggcattTGGGTGATGAATGAGTTCCACTCTGCGTCGCGATCGGGGCCAATGAGGAGCGAAGACGCGATGACAGCTGAGTGCATCTCTGTCTGTTATGGAGCAATTACTTTTACAAGAGATGCTGCTCACTTCAAGAACTTCCTGCACTTTTAGTTAACTTTGGAAAAACATGCTGCACTTACTTTTAGAGTTTTAACAAGGTTGAGTAAAAAGATGAACACTTAAATGATATTTACTTCATAAAACATCAGGTGGTATTGATTTGTTAAAATGTTCATAGAACTTGATAAGAAATGCTGTTGACCAAGTACTTTTTGGTCCGATTTTAAAATCAAGATATCAtttgtgaatgaatgaataaatgaatgaatgaatgaatgaatgaatgaatgaatgaatgaatgaatgaatgaatgaatgaatgaatgaatgaatgaatgaatgaaaaacattacaaaatgaGAAGGTGTTTAATAAACGTATGCCCTTTTagcatttaaattaatttaagtGTTGTGTTTGTAAAAATGATCCCAACATTTTCCTTTATTCATCATCTTAAAATATCGCTTATTGGCCTCCTTAACCACTAATAATCAGGATTGGTATGCTGCGCACAGGAAGGCTGCAGCCCAAATTCAAACCTccaacctcagaactgtgaggtgcATGTGCTAACCGTTGCACCGCATTGCCCTATATAAGGGCATCgtggcaaaaataaaaacagccaaAAAGCGTCATAGCAGACATGCAAAACCTCTTCACAGCAATGATCACATCCAGTTCAGCAGCTTCAACCTCGGCGGGCCTCGCCACTATTCTCAATCAAACCATCAAACAGCACCCCCTCTTCTCTGCTCTCTCTTTTTACAGAGGCAGGAAAGACCTTGATGTTTCTCCAATAATTGGCAGTAGAGGTTGACTTTTATTCCTCATCCCCCTCCCTCTTTTTtctgtttatcttttttttttttttgctcttcctcttcctgtAGAGATGAATAGTTGGCCTAGGATCAAAGGCAGATCCAACCGGCCACTGTGGCCACCACAAAGGGGTGTTGGGTGCTGGCGTGGGGCCAGCTGCTGCACATGGTCACATAACCCAGGACAAGACATGCAGATGGGGCCAACAGAGCTCTTGTCGTCTCCGCCCCCCACACGCCTGTATACAAGAGGTCAGTGGCTAAATTATCAGAGCGTGTGCTTCCTGTAAAATGATCTAGTCACAAAATCCCTTTTGTTTCCATCTGGTAGGTCTTCTTATATGTTTCTCTACCCCACCGACCATCATATTTCCGTTTCTACAATTCTCACAAACTCGTCCTCTGtgtttttgcattttctttGCAGCTCAGAAATGGGCCGTCCAAAGACACCGCCACCATGCACAACAACAAAGGAAGCTGAGGTAAAAGTGACAACCAACTGCACTAAACGGCCCTTCTTTACAACAATATTTGTCGTGTGCCAGTAAAAATAGAGGTCAAACATTGAGTGAGGTGttgataaaacaaaaaatgatctAGCCTATACAATCAACAGAATCAGACTGTTTTGTTGAATATTGGACATGAATTACCTGAAACTTATAAAGTACAAAGCTGAGTAGATagtgtttttgcattttttttagggTTGTGATTGGCCAAGCACATGGACAGGATGATGCAGCAGTGAAAGGAGGATACATTTATGCAGCTGTTacaatttggcaaaaaaaaaaaatacttatgcATCCAGTAAGTGGCCAATAGTTCTTTCTCGCTCTAGCTCTcgttctcactcactcactcactcgcacacaaaaaatatatagattaCAAGCTTTTAAAATCAGACCAATAAGTTTGTTCAATTATTGTTTGAGGGTCATCAAACCTGACAGACATGATTTGCTTTCAcgtgccacataaaatgatgtgacgaacgGGTCTGACTCAAGGACAGATCGGGCCTTCGGTTTGACCCCTGTGCATTATCTGAACCGCTCATCCTCACGAGGGCCGCAGCCACGCTGGTGCCTATCCCTGCTGACTTCGagtagtaggcaggggacaccctgaactgtccCGAGGCCTCCGTTCGCCCAGAactccttaccggggaggcgtccaggaggcatcctaatcAAATGCcgaagccacctcatctggtttCTCTCTACgcagaggagcagcggctctacactCAGTCCTTCCCGGataaccgagcttctcaccctatctctaagggatagCCCacccaccctgcggaggaaactcattttagcagcttgtatccgggatcttgttctttcaatCACGACCCAAATCTCGTGACCATCGATGAGGGCAGGAacatagatcgaccggtaaatcgagagttttcatttttcaacaatTCAATTATCTGGattttttaggatttttttcAATTATCTGGATTTTTTAATAGTGGTTAAAATGAAGGTATGCATCTGTGCATTCTGGCAGGAGTTGACCCTCCTCCACAATATAAACACTTTGTGCCTTTTTTCCAGCTATCCAGTGGCTATTCGGCACAACTGCGAGTTTATCAGTCTTTACTACAAACCCCATTTCTAATACTACAACGTGCAATTCCTGTAGCTAGCAAATGCTgcctttaataataataaaataaaagcatctTGCCTGGACGCCGCAACTTAGAGTAGCTCTGTGTCTTTATTTGAATTCCCaattgttttgtgttattcAGACATCGGCATTTCAACATATTACGGTAGTAAAATATTGAAATGCCAATGTCTGTCAGTGGTACTGTTATCTGGACTCACACACAACAACACAGAGTGAAGCGGTCACATTGGATGACCCCATGGTCCATAGTGTCCACAAGTCTGCGAGCCTGCTGGCTACAGAGACAAGCATAGACTCTTCATGGCATGGAAATAGCCAGTGATGACTGGGTGAGATATATCCCAGGCACCGGAAGCTTTTAAGTGGATACATTTTTACGGCTGAAAAGCATTCATTAGACACTCCCCCAGCATCTGTAAGCTGAGGGAACGTCTTAACAACTTTTATTCCTCGCAGTTTCTGTTTCTAATAATTGAAGAATATAAATAGCACCCCTGCTCTGTTTAAAAAGCGTAAATTGAATTTCCAACCTGATTGGCGCCAAACGAGGGTGTGTAGATTCATTAGCAAACTAATTTTAGACCTTTAGATATGTAGCGCTTGTGATTTTCACAAGGTCGCTTGGTATATAGTACTGTAGGTCATATACATAAACAATAATGCCACCTTGAGCAGTTGAGAGGTCAATAAAGCCAACTAAATAAAACTATACAATGCTTTAATGTGACCACCATGGAAAATAGATCTACCTCCAGCTCAGATAATGGTCCCTGTAATACTGAAAGTGGACTAATTAAAGCATGAGAAATAACTGTTTAGCTCCTCGAATAGGGTCAACTGCTTGACTCTGTAGCTTGAGAGGCAACTGTTGCCTGTTAAACGGCATGCTATTATGAGCACTGAAGGGTAATGTTGTTTTTCTGTAATAAtgaacattattttcactttaatgtGCGCCTCCTACGGAGAAAATAGGCCTGATCTCTCCCTTTGTGGTTGCTCCAACTGCTTACTTCcaccacccacacaacacatttTCCCAGGCAACAATGTTCTTCCAAAGTTTACAAACAATATGCCCAAAGCACTTAGCAGTGGCCCCGCTTTCCGTTTCCTGGCTGGAGTTGAAATGAAATGGTAATTTTGACTTGAGGAGGATTTCAAAGGGATGGCCTGTACTTTTCATCTTGTTGCATACCACGAGCTCGCCAACACAGTCATGTTGGGAATTGagacaaaaaaagagagagagaggcgaaAAAGGTGTTgcatttaaagttttttttatgttcttcgctcttaccccccaccccccagcaTCTTACcacagaaaaagaaacaaagcaGTGTGAAGATCTTTTTCCCAgatggacaggacttatataaacATCCACCCACAACTCGGGGAATATTTGATGTGTCATCATCTGAAGATTGTTTCCTGGTATTTTACTTTTTCAAGTCCCAAGTTTTTTCTTCAAAGAACTTTGGGGGTGTTGTGTGTGTAGAGTAGTGGTCTCTCTTCCAATCTGCTTGTCTTTATATCTTAGTACTTTAAGTGACTAAAACCCTTGTGAAAAATGCTAGGAAATCTGTTATGTAGTGATGAGAAAGTTCTTTTAACTGTActgaaaaaaattgaaattatttttttcaccaaATTATTCATTACTTCTTCTTTCATTTCAGAGATGAGACCTGATATTCACATTCACTCTGTAACACATTCATTTACCGATGTACACTAAAGTACACAGTCATTCTTGAGAGATGAGGCTTTACTTTTAGTGGTAAATGGACTGAAATTGCGGCACGGTCCTCCTTCTTTGATATTGACAAGTTTACCAAACATTGGTAATTTGTTGCATTCAGAGCAAACAGCTCAACTAAATTAGCAATAAACTAGATGCGGTCACTTGCATCATGAAGAAAAACTAAAcgaaattattttaaatgttatatCCCTGGTGTAGAATTTAAAATGGAATCTGAATCCAATGATCAGTAATAAATCTTAGTTAAAATGGCAGACTTTCTGTTTTTCCTTCCTTGCTAAAAAAAGTGCGGCAGTGAGCAGTCAGCCTCACCTCAATCCCGAGAATCTGAGTTCCTGTTTTTTCTGATTTCATGTCTTCAGTATAATGTTTTCAGAGACTTTCAAGACAATTATGCTATTTTTTTGTGTCAGTCTAATAGTACTTAGTACTTAATATTTGCAAACTCAAGCAATTAATTGCAtgaaaaacaacccaatttgagctgtctaaaaaaaaaagaaaaatgttttttaatttttttttaattttttttgctaaaCCACCCAAAGTTAGGTCAACTGATGGACTGAGAGTTTAATCAGCACTTGATCCGGATAGGGACGGACAATTCCGTCACTGGGACAGATATTCCCACCTCTGGTCATTACTGCAATGCACACCTGCGACCCTTGTgaggagaagcggttcagaaaatgaatggatataTGTTCGATCCTCACACCAAAAGCGCCAGCGACATCGGCACTTAAAAAATACCCCAGCACTCGAAGGGCAATGGCATCAGCACCAATGGCGCCAGTGGCCGGACTTAACAGTAACCGGGTAAACAAAATGCCAAGTCCGGTGATGATACACTATCTCATTCGAGTCAGCAAATTATAAATCAATGACTAATTTGCCATGCCCACTTGAATAAGTGAACAAAACCATTTGTGGACAGCTCAAGGAATTAGCATGCAAGACAACATACCTTCTAGTCCAGGTGGAGGTGGCATCATTTATCTGCTCCCACACATCCCCACCCCTGTTGTTCAAAGTATTCTATGGGGCATCCACATTACATAAATTGACATTCAGTCCAACACACAACTGCTAGATATAGACAGTAACTTCTACTAACACATGACTGCTAGATATAGACAGTAACTTCTAAAATAATCCATCTGGACCCGCCTCACCCCACTCTCAACTAAGAATTTGCAGATTATCACACCCATGCGCTTGTCTCGGTCATCTATTGTTTTTTTGCATGCCATTAAGAGAGGGGCAAAGCTGTTCACCTATTGGTGGTGCGTTGGTCTCAATTATAAGGGAGGAAGTTGGTCAGAGCTGGCAGAACCAAATATACGTATTGTGAATCTGTTGGGAAGAGTAGTCTGTCAGAAGTGACATTTGACAGTGCCCCACTGTGCTACCTCAATATGTTATAACATGATAGAGTATACTATCAATCCTGGAAATAAAAATAGTCCTTTATTGTATACACGGGTGGACTGGATCTTTACATTTGATTGCCAGGAAGCCCTGAAGAAAGTGACAGAAGctttgtgtaaaaaaacaacaacttgtcATTATCACTTCCATTACCCAGCTAGTGGGTGGGCAAGGGTTAATTGGTGTTGATTAGCTGTCTTATCCAGTGGAAGGGTCCTCAAAGGAAGACGTGCAAAGGTCACGTGCAGACAGTGATGTGAAATTAGAGTCAAGTGCTCTGCATCTTTTAGGAGATTGGGCGACAGATAAGGAATACTGACACAGCAACATAAAAATCgactgtattttctggactataagccgctactttgcacaagctttgcacCCTGCGACTTGTAGTCTGGTGCGGCGTatctattgatttttttgtgatttttgtgatgtctaATACACTTATACATTCATTAGCAAGAAggttgtgcggcaccgcttttATCGGAGTAGGGCTATGTGACCAGAcatggtcactggggagaagagtggaGTTTTGATCGCATGTCCGTCCGCCAAGCAAATAGCGCCGCACAATTGACACGAACAAGAGACAGAACGGGATCAAGATGGCCATTActggagaaaggaagcttttatacataaACCCtcgttatgggggacaaaagaaatgctcaTGATGCCGCTTCtaagttaaaggcagttgaTTTGGCTCTTAACGAAGGAAATAGAGCTGCTCATGTACTGTAGAGGTTTCCtccggccactagagggcactgggctatttttgatgacatcttggtgcgtcacccttttcattatttttttccaggtcATGTCTCCTCCAGAGCTTTATGTGTAGCTTGTATCGCATTGCCAACTTTACCCCTGTAAGTGGTCCCATTGTATCTAATATTAGTTGTGTGTTCCCTGCACATTAAGTTTATTATGGTCATCGCTAAGATTTATACGTGTGTATGTTTGCAGAGCTCCTTCATCTCTGTCAATAAGCGTTATGTTAATAAAAAGTATGCGTCCCCAAAGAaccattgtttatttttatcattcagGTATCTTTGTGTTGCATTTgaggtatgtatgtatgtaaaatgtttgtgtgtgagataTATGTATACGTATGTATTAATATTGTGCAGGTATATGTTTAGTGTTCTAGCAATCAGGAGGTGGAAGATAATTTAGTATTTTGTTGGGATAAGTGAGGCAAAATGATTCATGGCTGGGTATTTAGGGATTATTAAAAGGGGGtgggattaaataaattatacttcttcccactccttttcaggcaTGTGAATATGATTTATGGTTTCCTTTGTGGTTCTATCTTGATTGCCACTCTTTTAGTTTGTgtgatgtgtatgtgtgtgtgtgtgtatatatatatatatatatatatatatatatatatatatatatatatatatatatatatatatatatatatatatatatatgtgtgtatatatgtatgtatgtatgtctgtgtatatatgtatatgcatgTATTTTGTCTTGTCTTTTCATTGTGTACAGTAATCTTATTTTTTTCCACGTTTGAAATAACCAaaatgaaacgaaacgaaaccATCTCTTTCCTGACATTCTTCTTTATGTATATTCTCTTACAAcaaggatgtcaaagtcaaacacaccgagggccaaaaaaacaaatttgctacaagccgagggccggactggttcaatgtttattaaaatatatcggaatgattgcacatagcctattgaactaagacctaacacagtgtacattatttaatgattaaatgaatatggcaatattttgttatggctctgtcagtaacttcaagggaaaacattttcaacagccaaacagcaaaaaattaaattgttttaaaaacaaaatgtgtttcttaatatcaagataaatgcataaataaaagtgcgtgcattataaagtgaaaatttattattgtgttgttctatgatctaccgatcattgctttcaaatcgtaaaataaaaaaattaatcaaatcggttgtattctttctcatggctcttatctgcaattttcccttagtccattcaactgaaaaataaatataaataaataaaatgcaaaaatgtatggcacacagacaaaacaatactttcttcaacgaAAAATcatgtcttgtagaaacaaatgtaaaaatgtaaccaaataaaaaaacggaaaatacgttactgctctgtgatgctcacttgtctgaggctgagcctgatacttagaggtgtctcatcttttgtacaagttcatcaatgttcggggttaggctctgaggctcaaaacccgtttttgataaactctccttctgcaaagggccaggctgattttgcgatctcttttgccacaataaagctagccttgacagcagcctcgctttgtgatttagcatacgtgaacatagcctgtctggacttaaggcctcgttttaattcttccgccttctgtagcttttgttcatattccatattcttgtctttgtctgtgtgtttcttagacgtttgatagtgccttcttaaatttaattctgatgaataatgaagccgcttgtgcgagctgcagcgacatcgcgggctaccgatgcattgtgggaaatgtagtgttggtgcgtgcaaaacaccagcgggcggctgtggcctgcgggccggctCTATTAGTAAttaaatatcatccagggggccatagattcaagattcaagagttttttattcgccatgtttgagcgtgccaaacaaggaatttgacttcggtaaatcacaacctctgttcaacatttaccgtattttccggactataagtcgctccggagtataagtcgcaccagccataaaatgccccaaatagtgaaaaaaaacatatataagtcgctccggagtataagtcgcattttggggggcaatttattcgacaaaatcccacaccaaaaacagtcatgaacgagcaacaacaggctaaacgatagcaacaacaggctaaacgataggtatgctaacgtgacaaacacaaacaaagagctgagaacgggcctgatgtaacatatagagtgattaaggacaattattacatgaataacatgtttataaaaccatcggtgtcactccaattcattaaatccatcgatcattcgatacgatagcaacaggtaaacgataggtatgctaacgtgacaaacacaaatgaggagctgagaacgggcctgacgtaacatatagagtgatttaggacaaccattacataaataacatatttataaaaccatcggtgtcactccaattcattaaatccatcgatcgttctttgtcaacaatggctgcacgcggctgagggcgcttgcacttcaaaatattccacaggctcatataatgatagataaactatatttcaaataactataatataagcaataatattatcaaaccatccgtgcactttaaatccattaaatccatcgatcaaattcctcgtcctttgtcaacatcgccgcgcgtgcgccctgacgtcagcctcgtctttattccacagatctagtatataactatattgtagcgttaacaaagtacaaggatagacgtgggtttggtaaacggctctttattccacaaaacaaacttccaagcgtgtggcggcgtgtacttccagacacgagagctccatggcagaggaccgggcatgcgtaatggccatgtccgagccccatgcaccgttcgcggacagccactcggccgagcgccggcccccgactcagtagagtaggaccgggcgtgcataaaagccataatagtttttcaaagcttctgtcactccaaatccttaattccttcaaactctttgtcctccgtgtcacttagaaatgatcaccgctaatgatgccggtagtccttacgtgggtacgtttgtcctttatgtaaacaaccgccgcaccgcgccactgacgtcacttgaaatagtaatccattggtacatcacggttctccaaactttctttctgctgctcgattactgttttcagctgcatattttacaccttgaagtttgtaacttgcaaaatatgactttctttttggtgccatttttcttaaccccacccagttgatgagtcacggccaacggtgaaatttaaagCGCCCTCattcagtttcgtctgaaaatataatttttttcagatgtagttttttgttttgtttatttggttgttttatcaaagacaaagtctgctttattgtcgattttttttttttttcatataccaagacacacaaagagattgaaattacgttcccactatccctcggtgagatagtacacatatgcatacaagcaacacaaaaaaaacacaagaaagcatagacaatgaataaataagagtgttgaataaatgataaataaacaaataataataaataataataataaatataagaggagcaaacagacagtggacttggatatggtgctttaaagtgttaattgctttatttgatgttttctctattttttatgttttaaatatgttcaagataaagatataaaagcatgttaagtgatcaactatactaaaaataacatgggaagtggtcaactatacttttaagtgatgtcttaatgatcaagtaaaaatttgtggaaaaaaaacatatataagtcgctcctgagtataagtcgccccccccacccaaactatgaaaaaaaacgcgacttatagtccggaatttacggtaggtgactaacaacaacactcaggacatgtgaagaacgaaagatattctcaaacaccccctgatcttaaactgatcttaaactccaagagggcaaggaaaaactcaaaaccccagctaggggaaatgacaaaccttgagaagagaccacagatgggagggtccctcttctaggatgaccaggctgcaatggatgcagagaggacacatagtacaaacagtgtagacaaaaaaggtgtggaaagcgggatgttagactctaagagtggtgtgagttcatcagagcgacagcctgggggaagaagctgtctctgtgtctgctggttttagtgtacagagctctataacggcgtgtagaaggtcttcagcagctcccacggcaggttgaacttcttgagctgtctcaggaagtacagcctctgctgggccttcttccggacagagtctatgtggccggtccatttcaggtcccgagagattgtggttcccaggaacttgaaggtgtctgatgagagaatagtattactgcggatagtgaggggtgaaagtggtgaagataATCAAtttgcgggccggatctggcccgtgggccgtaactctgacatatgtgtctTACAAGTTGTAgttaaacattaaaacaactgAAGCTTAtattccggtgcggtttatacgtATAGGAACAAAAGAT comes from the Syngnathus scovelli strain Florida chromosome 5, RoL_Ssco_1.2, whole genome shotgun sequence genome and includes:
- the LOC125968765 gene encoding uncharacterized protein, translated to MSCFDKTESAGVADPGAARVHSKVVAADHGSQLATRWLSWQCSKIPREKEMFEEDTPRCCRMTKTSWTRGGLTENYGLQSKQTSNDVDSSKLFKMNSWPRIKGRSNRPLWPPQRGVGCWRGASCCTWSHNPGQDMQMGPTELLSSPPPTRLYTRAQKWAVQRHRHHAQQQRKLRVVIGQAHGQDDAAVKGGYIYAAVTIWQKKKILMHPVSGQ